In Persicimonas caeni, a single window of DNA contains:
- a CDS encoding Rieske (2Fe-2S) protein, whose amino-acid sequence MSSTRDELLEAGFEEVCRLDEIPQMMPRKVQTGGRSVLLCKDKGEVYAVDEICPHKDKSMAYGVVHHGKITCPHHQYDFELATGRCNRRKCAPVMTYSVEVIDESVFVKVG is encoded by the coding sequence ATGTCAAGCACGCGCGACGAGTTGCTAGAGGCCGGCTTTGAAGAGGTGTGCCGGCTCGACGAGATCCCACAGATGATGCCGCGCAAGGTCCAGACCGGTGGGCGCAGCGTGCTGCTGTGCAAGGACAAAGGTGAGGTCTACGCAGTCGACGAGATCTGCCCGCACAAAGACAAGTCGATGGCCTATGGAGTCGTCCATCACGGCAAGATCACGTGTCCCCACCACCAGTATGATTTCGAGTTGGCCACCGGCCGATGCAACCGGCGTAAGTGCGCGCCGGTGATGACCTATTCGGTCGAAGTGATCGACGAGTCGGTGTTCGTCAAAGTGGGGTAA
- a CDS encoding erythromycin esterase family protein — protein MTLSDPLEHLITQTAHPFRGSPRNLDPLVEQAADRRFVLLGEASHGTHEFYRVRAELTKRLIEEHGFSAVLVEADWPDAYRVNRYVQHARQEPDASEALGDFERYPRWMWRNEDVVELVEWMRVRNRDHAPADRAGFYGFDLYSLHRSMNAVIDYLDEHNPDAARRARERYACFDHFGPDAQAYGYTAGRRGAETCEDEVVEQLVELEQNRAQLLADKMRAHDGTTAEEEFFFAEQNARVAKNAEEYYRSMYYGRASTWNLRDQHMAETASSLLDHLQKQGSTSKAIIWAHNSHLGDARATAMSRRGEHNVGQLLRQRFGDQVLNVGFTTYEGAVTASSNWGSHAEYKRVRPGLAESFEALFHRAGPSYFLLDLHADAELDEALAEPRLERAIGVIYRPETERVSHYFDARLSEQFDWVIHMDVTSAVVPLDPSTLWQDAARGGVDMPETYPFGL, from the coding sequence ATGACACTCAGCGACCCGCTCGAACACCTCATCACCCAGACCGCCCACCCCTTTCGCGGCTCGCCGCGCAACCTGGACCCGTTGGTCGAGCAAGCGGCCGACCGACGCTTCGTCTTGTTGGGCGAAGCCAGCCACGGCACCCACGAGTTCTATCGGGTGCGCGCCGAGCTCACCAAACGCCTGATCGAAGAGCACGGATTTTCGGCGGTGCTGGTCGAAGCCGACTGGCCCGACGCTTACCGAGTCAACCGCTACGTGCAGCACGCCCGCCAAGAGCCCGACGCCTCCGAGGCGCTCGGCGACTTCGAGCGTTACCCGCGCTGGATGTGGCGTAACGAGGACGTCGTCGAGCTCGTCGAATGGATGCGCGTGCGCAATCGCGACCACGCCCCGGCCGACCGCGCCGGCTTCTACGGCTTCGACTTGTACAGCCTGCACCGGTCGATGAACGCGGTCATTGACTACCTCGACGAGCACAATCCCGACGCAGCCCGGCGTGCGCGCGAACGCTACGCCTGCTTCGACCACTTCGGACCCGACGCCCAGGCCTACGGCTATACGGCCGGTCGCCGCGGCGCCGAGACGTGCGAAGACGAGGTTGTCGAGCAACTCGTCGAGCTCGAGCAAAACCGCGCCCAGCTCCTGGCCGACAAGATGCGCGCTCACGACGGCACGACGGCCGAGGAGGAGTTCTTCTTCGCCGAGCAGAACGCCCGCGTGGCCAAAAACGCCGAAGAGTATTACCGCTCGATGTACTACGGACGCGCGTCGACCTGGAACCTGCGCGACCAGCACATGGCCGAGACGGCGTCGTCCCTGCTCGATCACCTGCAGAAGCAGGGAAGCACCAGCAAGGCCATTATCTGGGCGCACAACTCGCACCTGGGCGACGCGCGGGCTACGGCGATGTCGCGGCGAGGCGAGCACAACGTGGGTCAGCTGCTGCGCCAGCGCTTCGGCGACCAGGTGCTCAACGTCGGCTTTACCACCTACGAGGGCGCGGTGACCGCCTCGTCGAACTGGGGCAGCCACGCCGAGTACAAGCGCGTGCGCCCCGGGCTCGCCGAAAGCTTCGAAGCCTTGTTCCACAGGGCCGGTCCGAGCTATTTTCTGCTCGACCTGCACGCCGACGCCGAGCTAGACGAGGCGCTGGCCGAGCCGCGCCTGGAGCGCGCCATCGGGGTCATCTACCGCCCGGAGACCGAGCGAGTCAGCCATTACTTCGACGCTCGCCTCTCCGAGCAGTTCGACTGGGTGATTCACATGGACGTGACCAGCGCCGTCGTGCCGCTCGACCCGTCCACGCTGTGGCAAGACGCCGCGCGCGGAGGAGTCGACATGCCCGAGACGTACCCCTTTGGACTGTGA
- the rho gene encoding transcription termination factor Rho, with protein sequence MADRLSDYTPIQPDERIKLETGPDEITGRLIDLIAPLGKGQRVLVTSPPKAGKTTILQKISQSVRENYPDIHQVALLIDERPEEATDFRRNIPAKVEASTTDRSPRDHIKLAEKVFRRALQKLLDGQDVLLLLDSITRLARAYNHTASGSGRTLSGGITAGALDRPRQLFGAARNLEEGGSLTIVATALIDTGSRMDDVIFHEFKGTGNSELVLDRELANRRLYPAVDLGASGTRRELKLLSEVEGHRVPHLRRRIADMGKQDSLKWLLERLDRTHNNLELLGSI encoded by the coding sequence TTGGCTGATCGGTTGTCGGATTACACGCCGATCCAGCCCGACGAGCGCATCAAGCTCGAGACCGGCCCCGATGAAATCACCGGCCGGCTCATCGATCTGATCGCGCCGCTGGGCAAAGGCCAACGTGTGTTGGTAACCAGCCCCCCCAAAGCCGGTAAGACGACGATCTTGCAGAAGATCTCGCAATCGGTGCGCGAGAACTACCCGGATATCCACCAGGTAGCGCTGCTGATCGACGAGCGGCCCGAGGAAGCGACCGACTTTCGGCGCAATATCCCGGCCAAGGTCGAGGCGAGCACCACCGACCGCTCGCCGCGCGACCATATCAAGCTGGCCGAGAAGGTGTTCCGCCGCGCGCTGCAGAAGCTTTTGGACGGCCAAGACGTGCTGCTGCTGCTCGATTCGATCACGCGGCTGGCGCGCGCCTACAACCATACGGCCAGCGGCTCGGGGCGCACCCTGTCGGGCGGAATCACCGCCGGCGCGCTCGATCGACCCCGCCAGTTGTTTGGCGCGGCGCGCAACCTGGAGGAAGGCGGAAGCCTGACGATCGTGGCCACCGCGCTGATCGACACCGGCAGCCGCATGGACGACGTGATCTTCCACGAGTTCAAGGGCACCGGTAACTCCGAGCTCGTCCTCGACCGGGAGCTGGCCAACCGACGCCTGTACCCGGCGGTCGACCTGGGCGCCTCGGGCACCCGACGCGAGCTCAAGCTTCTGAGCGAGGTCGAAGGCCACCGCGTCCCCCACCTGCGCCGGCGCATCGCCGACATGGGCAAGCAGGACTCGCTCAAATGGTTGCTCGAGCGCCTCGATCGCACCCATAACAACCTCGAGCTGCTCGGCTCTATCTGA
- a CDS encoding R2-like ligand-binding oxidase, with translation MSTERNFQTTSPAGLNHNLPPMRLWAKAKKLGTWDPQDIDFSQDIEDWKQMNDLEREVILHLTAQFLAGEESVTLDLLPLIMTVAKEGRLEEEMYLTSFLFEEAKHVEVFRRFLDEVAEERTDLSRFHGGNYKAIFEQALPSALNRLYEDNSPEAQAEASVTYNMIVEGVLAETGYYAFHHMLEENDLMPGMREVAGLLKQDESRHLAFGVYFLSRLVAEHGEGVWQTIESRMTMMLPLALGMIEDTFAPYDELPFGLEQQLFVDYATNQFQKRYARIMKAREQSLEDILGEPAPAQ, from the coding sequence ATGAGCACCGAGCGTAACTTCCAGACGACGAGCCCCGCTGGCCTCAACCACAACCTGCCGCCGATGAGGCTGTGGGCGAAGGCCAAGAAGCTGGGTACGTGGGACCCGCAGGACATCGACTTCAGCCAAGACATCGAGGATTGGAAGCAGATGAACGACCTCGAGCGCGAGGTCATCTTGCACCTGACCGCGCAGTTTCTGGCCGGAGAGGAGTCGGTCACCCTCGACCTGCTGCCGCTGATCATGACCGTGGCCAAGGAGGGACGGCTCGAAGAGGAGATGTACCTGACCTCCTTTCTGTTCGAGGAGGCGAAGCACGTCGAGGTCTTCCGTCGTTTTCTCGACGAGGTCGCCGAAGAGCGCACCGACTTGAGCCGGTTCCACGGCGGCAACTACAAAGCGATCTTCGAGCAGGCGCTCCCCAGCGCGCTCAACCGACTCTACGAGGACAACTCGCCGGAGGCGCAGGCCGAAGCGTCGGTCACCTACAACATGATCGTCGAAGGGGTGCTCGCCGAGACGGGCTACTACGCGTTTCACCACATGCTCGAAGAGAACGACCTGATGCCCGGCATGCGCGAGGTCGCCGGCCTGCTCAAGCAGGACGAGTCGCGCCACCTGGCCTTCGGGGTCTACTTTTTGTCGCGGTTGGTCGCCGAACACGGCGAAGGGGTCTGGCAGACCATCGAGAGCCGCATGACGATGATGCTCCCGCTGGCGTTGGGCATGATTGAAGATACGTTTGCGCCGTACGACGAGCTGCCGTTTGGCCTCGAACAGCAACTCTTCGTCGACTACGCCACCAATCAGTTCCAGAAGCGATACGCGCGCATTATGAAGGCGCGCGAGCAGTCGCTCGAAGACATTTTGGGCGAGCCGGCCCCGGCGCAATAA